The Triticum aestivum cultivar Chinese Spring chromosome 3A, IWGSC CS RefSeq v2.1, whole genome shotgun sequence genome includes a region encoding these proteins:
- the LOC123059601 gene encoding uncharacterized protein: MAAFRLLFLVLSCIAAGCNSVVAVAVDDQPLPQQEFCMASSSSSCPEAAVDAEPLKEETSVMYKEKASSFFRHDGRTIKVDFVLPASNSIAAAGDEDLQLRQEAMAQAITVLSRYSPETTDQQTLKRAMGVVNLEAQRWKPIFRAVNRVLESGADDRTKEEAFAQARVQLNRDLGQEGPNALKLDFRFL; encoded by the coding sequence ATGGCCGCCTtccgcctcctcttcctcgtcctttCCTGCATCGCCGCTGGCTGCAACAGTGTTGTCGCTGTCGCGGTCGACGACCAGCCGCTGCCGCAGCAGGAGTTCTGCATGGCGTCGTCTTCTTCTTCGTGCCCGGAAGCTGCCGTCGACGCTGAGCCGCTCAAGGAGGAGACCAGCGTGATGTACAAGGAGAAGGCCAGCTCGTTCTTCAGACATGATGGTCGCACCATCAAGGTCGACTTCGTACTCCCCGCCAGCAACAGCATAGCCGCCGCTGGGGACGAGGACCTGCAGCTGCGGCAGGAAGCCATGGCGCAGGCCATTACGGTCCTCTCCCGCTACAGCCCAGAGACCACCGACCAACAGACGCTCAAGCGGGCGATGGGGGTGGTGAACCTCGAGGCTCAGCGGTGGAAGCCCATCTTCAGGGCCGTCAACAGGGTGCTGGAGAGCGGCGCCGACGACCGCACCAAGGAGGAGGCGTTCGCCCAGGCCAGGGTGCAGCTCAACCGCGACCTCGGCCAAGAAGGTCCCAACGCCCTCAAGCTCGACTTCCGCTTTCTGTGA